A window of Pan paniscus chromosome X, NHGRI_mPanPan1-v2.0_pri, whole genome shotgun sequence genomic DNA:
gattagGAAGCACACTAaacgtccatcaacagatgattggataaagaaaatgtggtacatatacacagtggagtactattcagccctaaaaaagaatgagatcctgtcatttgcaacaacatggatggaactgaagatcATTTTGTTagtaaaataagtcagacacagaaagacaaacattgcatgctcTATTTgggagatttaaaaatcaaaacaattgaattcatggacatggagagtagaaggatggttaccagaggctgagaagggtagtgggATAGGCGGGAGGCAGtggtggttaatgggtacaaaaactaattagaaagaatgaataaaacctactATTTgtcagcacaacagggtgactgtagtcaataataatttaattgtacattttaaaataactaaaagagtataattggattgcttTTTACActaaggataaatgcttgaggggatggataccccattctacatgatgtgattattatgcattgcatgcctgtaccaaaacatctcatgtgccccataaatatatatacctgccATGTACCTACAAAActtaaaaatggaagaagaaagaaaagacataccCATAGAAAACTAGCAAACAATTCAAGATAGTGCATAATAAGCAGAAAATGAGAGGAGTTGATAATCTTGTCATAAAAGTCAGACAGGTTGGGAGAAAGAATGGGAACTATTAAGGCCTAGACTGGTCAGCAAAACTTCATCAAGATGATACTTAAACTGAAATTTGGAAGGATTGGATTTAAATGAATCAAGAATCTGGAATTGGGCATGATGGAAGGAGGGAAAcaggaaagcaatggaaaattTAGGAATAAGGCATAGACTAGTCTATCTCTTGAGTACAATGGAAAGTGGACAGCTCTTTCTTTCAGAGGGTAGCAAGTGGGGAATGATCTATGCAAAATGATCTTGGAACTAAATCTGGTGATAACTTTAAAGGGTTATCACATCTAATTGTTTTAGATAAGGCTCTTTTGTTGGCAAAGAACAGAAGCCACTCAAACTAACTCAAGGAAAAAGGGGATGGTAGTATTGTAAAATTATAACAGGACATCTCTTGTACATTCAAAACTAGTACATAAGCCAGAAACCATACCCTCTGTATGACTTAGGGCCACATTATCTCAGCTTCTCCTCTTAtgtctgcttcattttttttctctcagtccATTTACTCAGCTTATTCATCTTCTGCATGTTTAAATATGGCTGCCCTGATCTTTTCCTTGACATCAAAATCTTATATTTCCAGCATCTATTACTAACTATATTCTCTCTATTTTTCCGTTTAAATGCTTAAGAGAAAGAGAATCTCTTTAGTAGCTAGCCAGGCAGTTCATTGGCTGGTTTAGATCGGGTATCTACTCCAATCCAACCAGCCATCGCTCCTAAACAGGAACTACCCTGTGGTGTCTCCCTGCATTGGGAGCTCTGGGCAGAGCAATCTAGGCCAGAAGAGGAAATAGACTGATATGCTCCATGCTATACAGAACCATTAGACTTGCAGGAAACATTTTGTATGTTCTACATACATTTGAGAAACATCTGGTCTATTTCTCTCCCTCTAGGAAGAATTTACCCAAAGCTCTCTTCTGAAAGAACTGTGGTGTTCTAAAAAACATTGGTTCTAAATTGAATGTTGACTCTACCACCTCTTAAACTGAGCTTCAATTTCCCATCTGCAGAGTGGAGATAATAATGTCTACCTATTGGAGTTGTCTGGaatataaatgagataatatagatTCTATTCTCTGCTTGGAAAAAGGCAAGAGCTTAGTAAATgggatttctttcatttatttgctatGTTCTGAACATACCACAACAGAAAATTGTTTGCAAtgcattttaacttatttttaattgcacAAGTGATATATGAATATGTCAATACTTTAAAGCAAATACTAGATGTTATATTATTTCACTGGTAAATACTTTAGCATGTGTCTTTTATAAACAAGGTCTTTTAAGAAACACATAGCCGCAATACCCTTATCACActcaatacattaaaaataattccttgATATCACCAATAGtacatttatatttgattttcttcaatatttatttcacaaatatctttttattgttgtttggtTTGACTCAAAATCCAAAAGGAGCCTACACGTTGCATTTGGTTGATATGTCTTTCAGTCAGTCTATAACCATTCTCTCATTTTCTATGCcatacatttgttgaaaaaaaatggGGTAATTATTCGTGTAGGATTTTCCAATTCAGAATTTGGCTGATTGTATCCTTATAGCATCATTTAGCAGGTTCTTCTATCACCATATTTCCTGAAGACTGGCACATAAATCTAGAGGCTTAATTAGATTTAGATTCAAATTAATTTTCTAGTAAAACTATAAATgctttatactatattttatattttaaaagttgtgaatttaaaagaaagagcATAGTTCCCATGGTATTTTGCACCTAGGAAGACAAGATTCCTAAAAGAGAAGGAAGTAAGCCATTTACTCTGGTTTCTGACTGAGTGAATCACCTTTACTCAGAGAGTTAGTGTAATTATGACTGCTATCTGCCAGAAAATGCAGATAGAAGTCTTAGTTATCATTTTATCTCTAACAAATTTATTAGCGATATCTTTAGCCATATGCATCTTTGGCTGAAGATGTTCTCATGCCTTTAATTAAAGATACCAATTTCTTGCCTACATTCTAAGctaggaaaatgtttaaaatggctAATGAATAAAGAAgatccaaaagaaaatagaactttattttaaatttttatttttatttgtatttgtttaaaaataaagcaaatacagGTACATTGAAGCAGGACTGTAGTATTGTTCTGGAATTTTGGGGTTTGGGgatgtttaataaataatagCCCTCTCTTCCCTACCTAATTTGAGAACAAAAAGCCAGATAAAGAAATCAGAGAGACTATGATAAAAATAGTTGCATCTATGTCTGATAAAGCTGTTTGGGGAATGTAACTCAGGTCTATAGCAATAATGAACTTGCAGACACTCTCTTATCTTCTATATTACACTTGCCATTCCTCTAGACAGGGCCAGTTAAACAACCATAGTCCTCCCTGAGCCCAATGCACAAGCCAGGTTCTTTTTCCCAAACTTGCCACTGAATAATTCATTCCCCCTTCCCTGGTAGGAGGAGGAAAGTGAGTGAGGAGTCAGGGTGCAGCCAAGAGTGGTAAACCAATGGAGGTCTAATCAACATGAAAACAAGTGGAAATAAGTATTCCCCTTCCCTGAAGTCCATGATATAAAAGAGTATCATAAGTAGAGTCCAGTTTAAACACAGCATTTTCAGCAATAAACACCCTCACATGTAGTTGGTCTCAACTCATATCAACTTCCACATTATAGTAGCTCATGTTCAATTGAACAAACTATTGTGGAGTGTGTGCAAATCACAGTGCTGGCAGATTCCAACATGGAAAAAGACATACTCTTTGCCCACCAAAGGCTCATCCTCTGGTGGGTTCTCAGACAGGTGTACGCAAGATAATGGTGCCCTTGTCTTGTCACTCACTGTGCTAGAGAGCTAGAGACCGTATGGAGAGTGTGCAGACATGGAGATGTGCTGCTCAGACCTCCCTTGAAGAAGAGACTTGCCCAGTTGCAGGGGGTGTGGTTAGCTGAAGCCTCCAACTACCAGCTCTTTCAGGGTCCACTTCAGCTTTCAAGCTGTGGTCATGTTCTTTTGGGTGGTTCCTGCCCAGTGACTGAGCCAGGTGGTAACTGAGATCACATTCTTCCTGGGGTGACCCCATGCAATGACTAAGCAAGGTGATTATACATGGGCCTGGCAATTTCCACCCAAAGCAGGACTTCCCCATTGGGTAATCTTTGTTCCTAAGCTTCCTGTTGGGCTAGCGTAGAATGACCAGCTATCCCAGTTTGCTTGGACTGAGAGATTTCCCAGGATGTAGGATTTACCATGCTAAAACTGGAAAATTTCCAGGCAAACCAAGATGTTTAGTCATCCTCGCTGGTGTAGACCTGAGAAGATCCCTCTTTCTATCCTACTTCCTCCCCTTTTTCCTTTCACAGGTATTGTTCCtcaataaaatttgtatttcttacTTCATCTCAGTGTCTGCTTCCCAGAATACTCAACCCAAGACATGGGCACAAATAGCTCACAAACCAGGAAGAACCTAAATACTTCAAGAGAAGATAAGGCTGAGATCAGGAAGGCAAGggaaaaatcaatgtgaaaattaCAGGGATTCTCCTGGGTATTACTTTTTCAAGGGACCATTTATTATGCatactttgaaaaagaaaagaggcataTTTAAAATACTCAACGACTTAAGGTTCCCTGAAGTGGATCTGAATACGCAAAATGAAggttttgccaaaaaaaaaaaaaaaaaaaaaaaaaagccaacctccttgtctctgtgtcctttaaCTAGCAACATgccttgttattaatttctatgatttaagaagaaaaacaaagggaaattCAGCTTTTCTAAGAGGTATTCTTAAAATCAAGAGAGAGTGTgaattgtacaacatggtgactatagttaataacaatgtattgcacACTCGAAAATTGCTGAGtcgattttaagtgttctcattttaaaaagataagtatgtgaggtaaagTATATGTTAACTAGCTCAATCTAgtcattccacagtgtatacatattttaaaacaccatgttgtatacagtaaatatatacaatttttatttatttatttttaattggctttAAATTAAGACAAAAAGAGAATATAAGCGGAATGGTACTTGTGGAGAGAAGAGAAGGCATCCTTCAGGGCTAGATTAGAATGAGGCAAGTGGCTATTTGGAGtacaaaatttaaggaggcactCACTCTCAGGGTCACAGAGCTCACAGTCGGCACCCTCAGGACCCGAAAGTGAGCACCTCCTTAAATATTGTACGCCAGGTGTCTCGCTTGCCTCAACTTAGTCCTGGCCCTGGTATTCAGAATAATATTATGCAACTGATGGGGATCCTTCTTTCCTGCCCTAGATACAAAGCCATTGTCCGGCCAATGGATATCCAGGCCTCTCATGCCCTAATGAAGATCTGCCTCAAAGCCGCCTTTATCTGGATCATCTCCATGCTGCTGGCCATTCCAGAGGCCGTGTTTTCTGACCTCCATCCCTTCCATGAGGAAAGCACCAACCAGACCTTCATTAGCTGTGCCCCATACCCACACTCTAATGAGCTTCACCCCAAAATCCATTCTATGGCTTCCTTTCTGGTCTTCTACGTCATCCCACTGTCGATCATCTCTGTTTACTACTACTTCATTGCTAAAAATCTGATCCAGAGTGCTTACAATCTTCCCGTGGAAGGGAATATACATGTCAAGAAGCAGGTAGGTGCTCAGGATTGATTCATTTCCTCCTTGGGGATATAATCCCTTGCATTTCTTTTGGACCCCACTGACAAGCCATGACACTTGAATCTGCAATTAGATGAGGTGGGTGATGTGTGGCCAGAGGCTAAATGGAAATGCCTAGCCATGGAAACCCAAGGTGTTCTTTATAGTCTTATTCTCCTGTTAAAGACCTAAGCTAGGGAGGTGTTGTGAACCTGAAATATTTCAAGTGTGGGTTTCTTTTGGagaaataatctgaaaaagagttgtatttttaaaataaataaatgaagctttGAAGCTCATGGGGATGTGACTTCTTTAAACTCCAGTCACATTGTTTGCCTAGAAAGAGGATTACCACATGGAGACAAAGCAGAGGAGGCTGGAAAGTGAGGGCAGTTGAAGAAAAAGAGTAGTTTGATTAGGATAGGCTCACACTGATTTGGGCTCAAGTCCAAGCCGCATGATGTattcagcctctctgagcctcagttttcttacctatCAGATAGGCTTATAATCCCTGCATTGTAAAACTATTGGAAGAAGATTACAAGAGAGAGTATATGTAAGGCCTACAGTGCCCAGCATGCAAGATGCCCTCCATATGATTAGACTCTCTTCCTTATCCCCCATAACACTCCATAATTTCATCCTTGAGTTACAAACAAATGGTAGAAAGCAAGGGCTCCGGCTTCCTCCTCTTTGTCAGTGCTTGCCTTCTAGCCCAGGTGTAGATCATGTAGCATCTATGATGGAAAAGCAGAAACACTCCCCACTCCATTTCAGTGAATAGCTGACTCACTTGGAGACCTTACCCTTTAATGttcattatttatgtatttgtctcAGTTGTGGGGGAAGAGTGGCAGTTTCTAATAAAACTACCTTCCTACTTGAAAAACCTCTCATTAGCCAACATCCATTGTACCCCAAACTCTTTATGGAGAAACATGTTTCCCCTTGAGGTAGTGGATGGAGTTGGGAGCAAAAGGAGATGCCCATCCCTCTTTGCCACAGTCTCTTTCTATAGACTATAGTCCAGAGATAActcaagattttaaaatcataataatagAGTTATCTTGGTTTAGCCAgtgaagaagaacaaagctggctgCTCTTTTTGAGCATCAGAGGGAATAAGAAATTATTAactgtggagaaaagaaagacatgaagTAGTATGGCTGATAAACTGCACCAATGCTCTCCTGAGGAAAAAGGGGGCACTTATTAGAAGTTCATGTTGCAGTCCATTCAAACATGTAATCAACTTTGTTTAAAGATCTGTTCTCAGTGGTATGTTCTAACTCTATTCTTCCTCGTGGGTTTCTGCTTCCTGGCTCATCCATTTCTGTGTTTCTgactctttgtttttccttttctgtctgtttctgttGCCTTTCTCTCATTTTACTGGATTCTCTCTTGCCCTCTCCTATTGAACTCTTTTTCGGTGGCTTTGTGAACTCCTCTATTGCCCTAattgtttttccctttctctttctctgcctgaatCTTTGTCTCTCTGCATTCTTCTGACACTGTCCCTTggttcctctgtctctctccatgtgACTCTCTCCTTAGATTGAATCCCGGAAGCGACTTGCCAAGACAGTGCTGGTGTTTGTGGGCCTGTTCGCCTTCTGCTGGCTCCCCAATCACGTCATCTACCTGTACCGCTCCTACCACTACTCTGAGGTGGACACCTCCATGCTCCACTTTGTCACCAGCATCTGTGCCCGCCTCCTGGCCTTCACCAACTCCTGCGTGAACCCCTTTGCCCTCTACCTGCTGAGCAAGAGTTTCAGGAAACAGTTCAACACTCAGCTCCTCTGTTGCCAGCCTGGCCTGATCATCCGGTCTCACAGCACTGGAAGGAGTACAACCTGCATGACCTCCCTCAAGAGTACCAACCCCTCCGTGGCCACCTTTAGCCTCATCAATGGAAACATCTGTCACGAGCGGTATGTCTAGATTGACCCTTGATTTTGCCCCCTGAGGGACGGTTTTGCTTTATGGCTAGACAGGAACCCTTGCATCCATTGTTGTGTCTGTGCCCTCCAAAGACCCTTCAGAATGCTCCTGAGTGGtgtaggtgggggtggggaggcccaAATGATGGATCACCATTATATTTTGAAAGAAGCCATCAAGTCTTAAGTTTTTCATTTCAACTTGTGAACGTTTCTTCTGATGTAAAGCAAACCTTCCCTTTTCAGAAAAGGGAACaagtagaaaattattttttaagcatcAAGCCCTGTTAAATGGTCGTGGCCAATTATGTCATAGAAACTGTATGAACAACCAGATTTACATAGCAGAGAAATCATACATTGAATGCTTACTTTGTGAAAGACTTCACCTTGTCATTTCTTTAAGCAGACGCTAGTACTTTAGAAATATAACTTGACTTTGTTTTCAGGAATATCTGTAATACACAAACCAAGGAACAACTTTTATTTACACTCCTAATATGAAAAGTCAATCCTGTGAAAGAGCTCCATTTATGAGGGACACTCTCCAAGTTGATAACAATGGAAGCGAGTTTAATATAAAACAATTccctaagcatttattttttttaaaaaaagatgttacTGAGGACCTAGAAGAAATGCTCAATACAtacttttaaagcaaaaatacaatCAAACACATTGACACGTATATAAAGATCCACGCGTGGCTGTGCGTGATATCTCACACTCTGAATTCTTACTTGATGGAGGTTTTGTTTGCTGCTACGGTTTTAATCATCCAGGGTGCCATTCCACCATAGAAGAGAAatccttttaggaaaaaaaaatcatgctattAATTAATCAAATATCTATAAATGCATAAAGTACAGTATTTATTCTTGATACATAGGTTTTGAGTCAAATGTATTTACTTAGATTTGTCTTTGACTGCTACACTGAATCAGTAGTTTCACTATAAGAAAGAAGGGATTGTATCTGAGTAGAAATAGGaacatgtttatattt
This region includes:
- the GRPR gene encoding gastrin-releasing peptide receptor isoform X1, coding for MALNDCFLLNLEVDHFMHCNISNHSADLPVNDDWSHPGILYVIPAVYGVIILIGLIGNITLIKIFCTVKSMRNVPNLFISSLALGDLLLLITCAPVDASRYLADRWLFGRIGCKLIPFIQLTSVGVSVFTLTALSADRYKAIVRPMDIQASHALMKICLKAAFIWIISMLLAIPEAVFSDLHPFHEESTNQTFISCAPYPHSNELHPKIHSMASFLVFYVIPLSIISVYYYFIAKNLIQSAYNLPVEGNIHVKKQIESRKRLAKTVLVFVGLFAFCWLPNHVIYLYRSYHYSEVDTSMLHFVTSICARLLAFTNSCVNPFALYLLSKSFRKQFNTQLLCCQPGLIIRSHSTGRSTTCMTSLKSTNPSVATFSLINGNICHERCSNEGSDSVERQKHSSAEGRELDTHWSAGEDTEYTGEDFYAKRGPEQSPAPLSALGDPAGT
- the GRPR gene encoding gastrin-releasing peptide receptor isoform X2 codes for the protein MALNDCFLLNLEVDHFMHCNISNHSADLPVNDDWSHPGILYVIPAVYGVIILIGLIGNITLIKIFCTVKSMRNVPNLFISSLALGDLLLLITCAPVDASRYLADRWLFGRIGCKLIPFIQLTSVGVSVFTLTALSADRYKAIVRPMDIQASHALMKICLKAAFIWIISMLLAIPEAVFSDLHPFHEESTNQTFISCAPYPHSNELHPKIHSMASFLVFYVIPLSIISVYYYFIAKNLIQSAYNLPVEGNIHVKKQIESRKRLAKTVLVFVGLFAFCWLPNHVIYLYRSYHYSEVDTSMLHFVTSICARLLAFTNSCVNPFALYLLSKSFRKQFNTQLLCCQPGLIIRSHSTGRSTTCMTSLKSTNPSVATFSLINGNICHERYV